GCGGAGATGTTCACGCTGATGCTGAACATGGTCTACGGCCTGCTCGCGATGGCGGTGATCGTGGCGGTCCTCGGTGTCGTCAACACCCTGGCCATGTCCGTCTTCGAGCGCTCGCAGGAGATCGGCATGCTCCGCGCGATCGGCCTCGACCGCAAGGGCATCAAGCGGATGGTCCGCATCGAGTCCCTGGTGATCTCCCTGTTCGGCGCGGTGCTGGGCATCGGTCTCGGCGTGTTCTTCGGCTGGGCGGCCGGTGAGCCGCTGGCCTCGAAGATGGCGACCTACGAGCTGGTCCTGCCGTGGGCGCGGATCGGTCTCTTCCTGCTGCTGGCCGCGACGGTGGGCGTCCTCGCGGCGCTGTGGCCGGCCCGGCGCGCGGCGCGGCTGAACATGCTGGAGGCCATCAAGGCGGAGTAGCGGGACGCGCGAAGGGCCCCTTTCCCACCCGGGGAGAGGGGCCCTTCGCCGTGGTCAGTTCCAGGTGCGGGCGCGCAGCGGCAGGCCCGACGTCCCGGACTCGGGAGTGCGCACGGCGAGGACCTGGTTGACGCCGATGCGGTTGCGTTCGAAGGCCACGGCGGAGGCGGCCATGTAGAGGCGCCAGACGCGGGCGCGGCCCGGGCTGGTGAGCCGGGCGGCGCGCTGCCAGTCGGCCTCGAGGCGCTCGACCCAGCGGCGCAGGGTGAGGGCGTAGTGCTCGCGGATCGCCTCGACGTCGCGCACCTCGAACCCGGCGCGCTCCAGCTGGGCCACGGTCGCGCCGATCGGCTGGAGCTCGCCGTCGGGGAAGACGTAGGAGTCGATGAAGGCGTCGACGCTGTACGCCGTCTCGTCCCCCTGCGGGCGGCGGGCGATCTGGTGGTTGAGCAGCCGCCCGCCGGGCTTGAGCAGGCCGTACAGGTCGGCGGCGTACTCCAGGTACCGGTCGGCGCCGACGTGTTCGGCCATGCCGATGGAGGAGATCGCGTCGTAGGGCCCGTCGCGGACGTCGCGGTAGTCCTGGACGCGGATCTCGACCTTGTCGGTGAGGCCCTCGTCGGCGACGCGCTTGCGGGCGTAGGCGGCCTGCTCCTGGGAGAGCGTGACGCCGACGACGCGCGCGCCGTGCTCGCGGGCCGCGTGGATGGCCATCGAGCCCCAGCCGCAGCCGACGTCGAGCAGCCGCAGGCCGGGTCTCAGACCCAGCTTGCGGCAGACGAGTTCGAGCTTGTCCCGCTGGGCCTCTTCGAGGGTGCTGTCCGGGGTGGGCCAGTAGGCGCAGGAGTACACCATGGACGGGCCGAGGACGATCTCGTAGAAGTCGTTGCCGACGTCGTAGTGGTGGCTGATGGCGCGTCGGTCGGTGCGCTTGGTGTGCAGGTGGCGGCGGGGGTTGCGGGCTTCCTCGCGGGGCGGGGCGGGCGGCAGCGGGGGCCCGGCGAGCCTGACCAGTCCGCGGACGGCGGCGCGGACCTCGGGGTCGCGCAGGGCCTGGGCGAGGGTGCGGGCGTCCTCGCCGCGCTCCCAGATGAGACCGGCCAGCAGATCGAGGGTCGCGTAGAGGTCGCCCTCGATGTCGAGGTCGCCCGCCACCCAGGCGCGGGCCAGGCCCAGTTCGCCCGGCTTCCACAGCAGGCGGCGCAGCGCGCGGCGGTTGCGTACGACCAGGGTCGGTGCGCCCGGCGGGCCGGACTGCGAACCGTCCCAGGCGCGGATGCGCACCGGGAGCGGTGCTCCCAGCAACTGTGTGAAGAGGCCCTGCAGCCGCGGCGCGGCGTCTGCCATGGTGTGCACCTCCGATTGGGGCATCCCCTGCTCGAGCGAAGTCGAGAGCTTGGGGAAGGGAATCCCGGAATGTCCGACACCACGTAAACACCTGCGGGGCTCGGGCGCAGTCCCCGGCACGCGTCACGACTGGGCAAAACCGCCCCTTCGCCCGCGCGTTCGCCCGCCCGGACGCGCGGGCCGGGCACGCCGAAGGGCCTCCCGCACCACGGATGGCGGGAGGCCCTTCGTCAGGCGGATGACCGACCGGAGGTCAGGAGGCCTTGGCCTTCTCCTCGGTCTTCTCCTTCGGCGCGGCGGCGACCGGGGCCGGCTTGGCGGCCTCGTAGAACTCCTCGCGCGGCGTCTCCATCGCGCCGAGCGAGACGACCTCGCGCTTGAGGAACATCGCCAGGGTCCAGTCGGCGAAGACGCGGATCTTGCGGTTCCAGGTCGGCATGGCCAGACCGTGGTAGCCACGGTGCATGTACCAGGCGAGACGGCCCTTGAGCTTGATCTTCATCTTGCCCATGACGATCATCGCGACGCCCTTGTGGAGGCCGAGACCGGCCACCGCGCCCTTGTTGGCGTGGCTGTACTCCTTCTGCGGGAAGCCCCGCATGCCGGAGACCACGTTGTCGCCGAGGACCTTGGCCTGGCGCAGCGCGTGCTGGGCGTTCGGCGGGCACCAGGCGTTCTCGTTGCCCGCCTTGCGGCCGACGAGGTCCGGGACCTGGGCGTTGTCGCCGGCGGCCCAGATGTAGTCGGTGCCCTTGACCTGGAGGGTCGGCTCGCAGTCGACGTGACCGCGGGGGCCCAGCGGCAGGCCGTAGCGGGCCAGGGCCGGGTTGGGCTTGACGCCGGCGGTCCACACGATGGTGTTGGAGTCGACCTCGAGGCCGTTCTTCAGCACCACGTGGCCGTCGACGCAGGAGTCCATGGAGGTGGACAGGTAGACCTCGACGCCGCGGCCCTCGAGGTGCTCCTTGCCGTACTTGCCGAGCTTGGGGCCGACCTCGGGGAGGATCTTGTCAGCGGCGTCGACCAGGATGAAGCGCATGTCCTCACGGGACACGTTCTTGTAGTACTTCGAGGCGTCCCGGGCCATGTCCTCGACCTCGCCGATGGTCTCCGCACCGGCGAAACCGCCGCCCACGAAGACGAAGGTGAGCGCCTTGCGGCGGATCTCCTCGTCGGTGGTGGAGTCGGCCTTGTCGAGCTGCTCGAGGACGTGGTTGCGCAGGCCGATGGCCTCCTCGACGCCCTTCATGCCGATGCCCTGCTCCGCGAGGCCGGGGATCGGGAAGGTGCGGGAGACCGCGCCGAGCGCGATCACCAGGTAGTCGAAGGGCAGCTCGTAGGCCTCGCCGACCAGCGGGGAGACCGTGGCGACCTTGCGGTCCTGGTCGATGGTGGTGACCCGGCCGGTGAGAACCTCCGCCTTGGGCAGCACGCGTCGCAGCGGGACGACGACGTGGCGCGGGGAGATGTTGCCGGCGGCGGCTTCGGGGAGGAAGGGCTGGTAGGTCATGTACGACCGGGGGTCGACGACCGTGACGGTCGCCTCGCCGTAGCGCATCTTCTTCTGGATGCGCCGAGCTGCGTACAGGCCTACGTACCCACCGCCTACTACGAGGATCCTGGGACGCTCCGTGGTGCTCATGCCATCGAGTATCCACCCGCCTCAGGGGGGTGGCTCGTGCGCCCCTTCACAAGCTTGGGTGGGGTGTGTGCTATCCTCCGCGGCCCGCGTGATCCACGTCATGGTGACAACCGGGCTCCTTTGTGCACCCCGGAGCGTTGTCAATGCCGTGTGAGCTGCCTCTCTGCGCCGTTGGAGCCCCCGTGAGGCCCTCCCCGAGCGCCACCCCGAGCAGCTTCCCGACCCCCTCCATACCATGCTTCTGAACATGTTCAAAGGGCCGTTCAGTCCCCGGACGGGTCAACCGGGCCCTTCTCTTCGCCCGGGAGGGCCGAATTCCTTGTGAAGAACTTCACGAACTTTCCCGACAGACCGTCGCCCGGAGGTCCCTCCGGACCCCGGGACACGCTCATTCGTGATCCATGCCTGCTCAGAAGCGGGCTACGCGACCGACCATGCGATGCCGTCCAGGATGTCGTGCTCGCTCACGATGACCTCCTGCGCGCCGATCCGCTCCATGATCGACAGGAGCACCAGGGCACCCGCCCCGATCACGTCGACCCGGCCCGGGTGCATGGAGGGCACGGCCGCGCGCTCGGCGTGGGTGGAGCGCAGCAGCCAGTCGGTGATCTCGCGGACCTTCTCGCGGGAGACGCGGGAGTGGTGGATGGCCCCGGAGTCGTACTCGGGCAGCTCCTGCGCGATCGCCGACACGGTCGTCACGGACCCGGCCAGGCCCACCAGCGTGCGCGCCTCGCGCAGCGGAACCGTCTGCTCGGCGAGGTCGAGCGCGGCCTCGATGTCGGCCCGCATCGCCGCGATCTGCTCCTCGGAGGGCGGGTCGCTCACCACGCCGTCCCGGACCAGGTGCCGCTCGGTCATGCGGACACAGCCGACGTCCACCGAGCGGGCCGCCCGGACCCGGTCGTCGCCCACGACGAACTCGGTCGAGCCGCCGCCGATGTCCACGACGAGGTAGGGCGTCGGAAGGTGGTCGCTCCCGGCGAGCTCCTTGGTGGCGCCGGTGAAGGAGAACTCGGCCTCCTGGTCCCCGGAGATCACCTCGGGCTCGACGCCCAGGATGTCCAGCACGCCGCGCACGAACTCGTCGCGGTTCTCGGCGTCCCGGGAGGCGGACGTCGCCACGAACCGCAGCCGCTCCGCCCCGTGCTCCTTGATGATCGCGGCGTACTCGCGGCACGCCGCGAAGGTCCGCTGGAGCGCCTCGGGGGCGAGCCGGCCGGTGCGGTCGACCCCCTGCCCGAGCCGCACGATCGTCATCCGGCGGTCCAGGTCGACGAGCTCCCCGGTGGCGGGGTCGACGTCGGCGACCAGGAGCCGAATGGAGTTCGTACCGCAGTCCACGGCGGCGACACGGGTCACTGGGCGTCCTCCTCGGCGGTCGTCACACAGGCGCCCTTGCGCCACCACTCGGGCAGCATCGCCAGAGCCTCGTCGCCCAGCGGGTTCACGCCCGGCCCCGCGGCCAGCGAATGGGCCACCAGGACGTGCAGGCACTTCACCCGGTCCGGCATGCCGCCCGCGCTCGGGAAGTTCTTCAGCTCCTCGATCTCGTCGCGCCGCCGGATGTAGTCCTCATGGGCGGCCCGGTAGGCCGCCGCGAGCTCCGGGTCCGAGGCCAGCCGCTCGGTCATCTCCTTCATCACGCCGTTGGCCTCCAGCGTGCCGATGGCCGAGTTCGCCTTCGGGCACGTCAGGTAGTACAGCGTGGGGAACGGCGTGCCGTCCGGCAGCCGCGGGGCCGTCTCGACGACGTCGGGCTGTCCGCACGGGCAGCGGTGCGCGATCGCGCGCAGACCGCGCGGGGGCCGACCGAGCTGCTGCTTGAAGGCCTCGACGTCGGCGTCGGTGGGCTCGGTGCGCGGGGTGGTCGGCGGGGGCGTTTCCATGACTGTCTTCAGGCTGTCTTTCTCTGGGTTCAGGTCACTGAGCGGGACTCGGGTCACCGGCCGGCGGCGTCGGCCTTGTCGACCCCGTCCCAGACGTTCGAGTACCAGGGGCGGTCGGCCGCCCCCAGGTCGGTGCGCGACTGCTTCGCCGCGTGCGGGTCGACGACGATGAAGCCCGTCTCCCCCGGCATGACGTAGTGCAACCGCCGCCGGATCTGCTGTTCGGCGTACGCGTCGTCCTGCCAGCGCGCCTTCAGGTCGCGCAGCCGTTCGACGCGCTCGCGGGCCTGCCGCCGTTCGCGCTGGAGGTCGTCGATCTCGGCGCGCTGCGAGACATACTCCCGCATCGGGTAGGCCAGGGCCACGATCAGCGAGCAGAGCACCAGGGCGAGCAGCGCGGCCCGGCCGGTCAGCCGCGAGCGGCGGGCCTGGCGCTTGGTCTGCGAACGGTAGACCCGGGCCGCGGTCTGCTCACCGAGCAGCCGGATCCTGGTCGCGGTGGAGAACCGGTCCCGGTCCTTCACGGCCATCTGTCCGCCTCCCGCTCCACCGTCACACGCGCGTACGTCCCCGGACACGGTACGGGACCGAGTACGGGGACGTACGTACGACGCTGCCTCTTGTGGCCGGGGTCAGCCCTTGAAGCGCGGGAAGGCGCTGCGGCCGGCGTAGACCGCGGCGTCGTCGAGGATCTCCTCGATGCGCAGCAGCTGGTTGTACTTGGCGACGCGCTCGGAGCGGGCCGGGGCACCGGTCTTGATCTGGCCGCAGTTGGTGGCGACGGCCAGGTCGGCGATCGTGACGTCCTCGGTCTCGCCGGAGCGGTGCGACATCATGCACTTGAAGCCGTTGCGCTGGGCCAGCTCGACGGCGTCCAGGGTCTCGGTGAGCGAGCCGATCTGGTTGACCTTGACCAGCAGCGCGTTGGCGGCGCCCTCCTCGATGCCGCGGGCGAGGCGCTCGGGGTTGGTGACGAACAGGTCGTCGCCGACGAGCTGGACCTTGTCACCGAGCTTGGCGGTGATGGTCTTCCAGCCCTCCCAGTCGTCCTCGAACAGCGGGTCCTCGATGGAGACGAGCGGGTACGCGTCGACGAGCTCCGCGTAGTACTCGGTCATGTCGGCCGCCGAGCGCGCCTTGCCCTCGAACGTGTAGACGCCGTCCTTGTAGAACTCGGAGGCGGCGACGTCGAGCGCCAGGGCGATCTGCTCGCCGGGGGTGTAGCCGGCCTCGTTGATCGCCTCGAGGATGAGGTCGAGGGCCTCGCGGTTGGAGCCGAGGTTCGGTGCGAAGCCGCCCTCGTCGCCGAGGCCGGTGGACAGGCCGCGGCCCTTCAGCACCTTCTTGAGGGTGTGGTAGACCTCGGTGCCCCAGCGCAGCGCCTCGGAGAAGGACTCCGCGCCGATCGGGGCGATCATGAACTCCTGGATGTCCACGTTGGAGTCGGCGTGCGAGCCGCCGTTCAGGATGTTCATCATCGGCACCGGCAGCAGGTGCGCGTTCGGGCCGCCCAGGTAGCGGAACAGCGGCAGGTCGCTGGCCTCGGAGGCGGCGTGGGCGACGGCGAGCGAGACGCCGAGGATGGCGTTGGCGCCGAGGGAGCCCTTGTTGTCGGTGGCGTCCAGGTCGAACATCGCCTGGTCGATCAGGCGCTGCTCGGTGGCGTCATAGCCGACCAGCTCCGGGCCGATCTGCTCGATGACCGCGAGGACGGCCTTCTCCACACCCTTGCCGAGGTAGCGGTTCGGGTCGCCGTCGCGGAGCTCGATGGCCTCGAAGGCGCCCGTGGAGGCGCCGGACGGGACGGCGGCACGACCGGTGCTGCCGTCGTCGAGGCCGACCTCGACCTCGACCGTGGGGTTGCCTCGGGAGTCCAGGATTTCCCGGGCTACGACGACGTCGATGGACGGCACGAGCATCTCCTTCTTGATGTGACGCGGTACGCGGGTCGCGTGGACCCGGCGAGGTGCGGGCCCGGTGGCTCGCGACATGAGCCTAACCGGCTCGGGGCGATCGGCCACCGGGTCGCCCACCCCATGGACAGAACCGAGCGTAAATTGTTTCCGAACGGAACAAAGCCGGTTGCCGAAAAAACCCCGCCCCGGTGCGTACGGGGGATGACGCACCGGGGCGGGGAGCCCGTGGGGACGGGGGTGGCCGCTGCTTACTTCAGGTGCAGCTGCTGGCCCGGGTAGATGAGGTTGGCGTCCTCGACGATGTCCTTGTTCAGCTCGAAGAGCTTCTCCCAGCCGCCCTTGACCTTCTCCTCGGCCGCGATCGAGCTCAGGGTGTCGCCCTTGACGACCTTGTACTCGCCGTCGCCCTTCTTGACCTTCTTGCCGGTCGGGGTGGTGACGGTCTTCTTCGCGGCCGGGCGCTCGTCGGAGCGGGAGGCCGGCTGCTGGGTCTCGCGGGACTCCGTGCTCTGCTCGCTCTGCGCGGAGCTGCCGGAGTCGGTGGAACCGCCGCCGGTGTAGGCGGCGCTCGACAGGCCCTTGCCGCAGACCGGCCAGGCGCCCTTGCCCTGACCCGCGAGGACCTTCTCGCCGATCTCGATCTGCTGCGCCTTGGTGGCCTGGTCGGCGGTGGCGGCGTACTTGGTGCCGCCGTAGCCGGCCCACGTGGAGGCGGAGAACTGCAGACCGCCGTAGTAGCCGTTGCCGGTGTTGATGGACCAGTTGCCGCCGGCCTCGCACTGGGCGACGGCGTCCCACTCGGAGGCGGTGGCGGCGGAGGCGTTGCCGGCCGCCATCAGCGGGGCGGCGACGGCGGCACCGGCGACACCGGCGACGGCGATGGCACGGGTGGCCTTGGACGGACGACGGTGCTTGCCCTTGCCGGAAAACAGCATGGTGGATCCCCTCACCGACGCCTGCGAGGTGAGCTGTCGGGTTCGGGCCGGTTGAGTTGCCCGGCCGTGTCCCTCCCGGGACACGGCTTCACCCCAAGCCCTTCCGGCGCAACTGGCCGGTCGGGCACCTACCTTGGGTCCCCCGCTCCTGCCTACGGCGCTTGACGCGACGACTGTTCCCGTACGGCCGCTGGCAGGATTCGGCGTTGCGGCAGCCGGGGCTCGCGGTGGCGAGCGGTCATGACCGTAGACACGCGATCCACGGAATTTCAAAGACGATCAGGGCTTCTGAGATCTATCTCTCACGGACCCCAAACAGGACATTCACCGCGAAGTATGACGCGAACTCGCGCGGTTTCGGGGTGACTTCCGCCCCCGTTTCCGCACTGCCCGAACGGCTACTTCTCGTCCCCTTCGCCCTCCACCGTGAGCTTCTCACCGGGGAGGATGAGGTCCGGGTCCGAACCGACGGCCTTCTCGTTGTCCTCGTAGAGCTCGTACCATCCACCGCTGACGTCAAGGGAGTCGGCAATGGACCACAGGCTGTCGCCGACTCCCACGATGTAGTCGCCCTGGACGGCGTCGCCGGAGCCTCCGTCGCCGCGCGAGGCGTGACGGCCCGTGGACTCGTCCGCACCGCCGCTGCCGGACGGGAGGGATTCGTCGGCACTGGGGCCGCGGTGGCGGCCGGAGCCGGTACCGGTCTGGGCCGAGGATTCGTCCGCCTGGCGCGAGTTGCCGGCCTCGCCGCTCCCGGGGGTGGCCGACGCAGAGCCGCCGGATCCCTCGTTCCGCGACGCCGAGTCGGCGGATTCAGACGACTTGTCCGACTTGGACTTTTCATCCTCCGTGCCGGGCGACGACGACGGGGACGAGGAAGGGCTCGCGGACGGCGACGACCCGAGCGAGTCGAGGAGGCCGGGCGAGTCCGTCGGGGCGGACGAACCGGATGCGCCGGAGTCCGAGCCCTCGCCCTGCTCGAGCCCGGAGAGCAGTCCGCAGGTGCGCCACGCGCCGACCCCCTGGTCGGCGAGGATTCTCTCGGCCACGGCTATCTGCTGGGAGCGGCTGGCCAGGTCGGCGCTCGCCGCGTAGTCGAGACCGCCGTGGTTCTCCCAGTCCTCCTGGGACAACTGCAGGCCGCCGTAGTAGCCGTTGCCGCTGTTCTGGCTCCACGCGCCGCCGGTCTCGCAGTCGGCGACCCGGTCCCAGGTCGTGCCGTCGGCCGCACTGGCGCCGGAGGCCCCGAGGAGCGGGATCGCGATGGCGGAGCCGGTCACCCCGGCCGCGACGAGGAGAGCCGGAGCCTGGCGGGGGCGACGGTGCCGACCGTTCCCGGAGAGCATACGGAGACCTTTCGCGAGACAGCAGTGACCGACGCGGCGTGATTCCCCGCCTCGTTGATGGGTGAACGTATAGGCAGTCGATCACTTGTCACAAGTTCATGCCGCGCAGATCACGTGAAGATCACAGGTCTGATGTTTCGTCACCTTCAGCCGGTGCTTCCGGTTCTGCCGGTGCCGCCGGTGCGAATTCCACCGGCAGCGTGCGCAGTCCGCGCATGATCAGGCCGCCGCGCCACCGCAGTTCGGCCGGATCCGCGGCGAGCCGGAGGTCCGGGAGGCGGGTGAGGAGGGTGGCGAGCGCGGTCTGGCCCTCCAGACGGGCGAGCGGGGCGCCGAGGCAGTAGTGGATGCCGTGGCCGTACCCGAGGTGCTGGTTGTCGCGGCGGGAGAGGTCCAGCACGTCCGGATCGGCGAACCGCTCCGGGTCCCGGTCCGCGGCGGCCAGGACGACGAGGACGGGGTCGCCGGCCTCGATGCGCTGCCCGCCGAGGGTGAGGGGCTGCGTGGCGAAGCGCCAGGTGGCGAGCTCGACCGGGCCGTCGTAGCGGAGGAGTTCCTCGACGCCGGTCTCCAGGAGGCCGCTCTCCCCGGCGGCGAGGGACGCCTGGAGCCGGGCGCGCTGCCCGGGGTGGGTGAGCAGGGCGTAGGTGCCGTTGCCGATGAGGTTCACGGTCGTCTCGAAACCGGCGAACAGCAGGATGAAGGCCATGGCCGCCGCCTCGTTCTCGGTGAGGTGCTCACCGTGGTCGGAGGCGCGGATGAGACCGGAGATGAGGTCCTCGCCGGGGGCGGCTTCGGCGGGCAGCGCCTCCCGTTTGCGGTGGATGAGGTCGGCCAGGTAGCCGCGCATCTTCTTCACGGACCGCGCGACGCCGCCCCTCGGGCCGCCCTGGTGACGGATCATCATGCCCGCCCAGTCGCGGAAGTCGTCCTGGTCCTCGCGCGGGACGCCGAGCAGGTCGCAGATGGCGTAGATGGGGAGCGGGAAGGCGAACTCGTGGATCAGGTCGGCGGACCCCTTCCCGGCGAACCCGTCGATGAGGGTGTCGGTGAGCTCCTGCACCCGCGGCGCGAACTCGGCGACCCGGCGGGGCGTGAACGCCTTGGACACGAGCCGCCGCAGCCGGGTGTGGTCCGGCGGGTCGATGTTGAGCAGATGCGTCATCAGCTCGGCCTTGCGCTCCCCCGGGATCCCGGTCTTGCCCTTGGCGTGTGCGGGTTCGTCGTGATGCGCGGGGTTCTTGGAGAGCCGGTGGTCGGCGAGCGTCTGCTTGGCGTCGGCGTACCGCGTGACCAGCCAGGCCTCCACACCGCTGGGGAGCCGCGTCTTGTGGACGGGGCTGTGCTCGCGGAGCCAGGCGTAGGCGGGGTAGGGGTCGCTCGCGAACTCCCAGGTGAAGAGGTCGGGGGCGGTCGCGGGGGTGCTGGGCTGGGGCTGGTCGGTCACGCCTCGACGGTATCCGGCTTTGAGCAGCGCCCCTCCACCGTCACGGCTCCGCCGAGCACCTCCCCGGGACTCCCCCGCCCCAGCCGCTCAGCCCTCGGCGTCCTGGATCGCGTCCCGGTACGCGCGGGCCGCCGCTCTCAGGGCCGCCTCCGGGTCGACGCCCTCCGCCTCGGCGCGGACTGCCAGGGCCAGGAGGTCGTAGCCGATGCCCTCGACGGGTGGGAGGGGTATGTCCAGGTTCGCCGTGCGGACACGGGAGGCCAGTTTGGCGGCGAGGGCCAGGCCGGGCTGACCGAGGGGGATGCCCTCGGTGATCGAGGTGCGCTGCTTCTCGACCGCCTTGGTACGCAGCCAGTGCTCCTTGACCTCCTCGGGAGTGGAGGCCGTCGCGTCGCCGAAGACATGCGGATGGCGGTGGATCAGCTTGGCGACGATGCCGCCGGCCACGTCGTCGATGGAGAAGGGCTCCTCCCCGTCCTCCGGGCGGCCCTCCTCGGCGATGCGGGCGTGGAAGACGACCTGGAGGAGGACGTCGCCGAGCTCCTCGCGCAGTTCGTCGCGGTCGCCCTCTTCGATCGCCTCGACCAGCTCGTACGCCTCCTCGATGCCGTATTTGGCCAGGCCCTCGTGGGTCTGCCGGGAGGACCAGGGGCATTCGGCGCGGATGCGGTCCATGACCTGGACGAGGTCGAGGAACCGGGCGCCCGGCAGGTCGTAGGAGGCGGGCAGCAGCTCCAGCTCGGGCATGGCGATACGGCCGCTGCCGGCGAGGCGGGCCAGGCCGTCCGTGAGGACCGGTTCGCCCTCGCCGGTCGCGACCACGACCACCGTGTGCCCGCCGGCGCAGGCGTCGACCAGTTCCTGGGCGGTGGGGGACGCCTCGGTGACGGGGATCCCCGCCTCGCGCAGGTACGGCAGCTGCGGGTGTGTGCCGTCCGCGCACAGCACCCGGTCGGCCGCGTGCAGTGCCTGCCAGGCGGGCCAGGAGAGCAGGCCGGGGGCGACGCGGTGGCTGGTGGTGAGCAGGACGATGCGGCCGGGGGCGGCGGCCGCGTCGGGAGCGGTCCGCTCGGGGCCCGGGGTGGCTTCGGGGCTGTTGGCGTTCACGGTTCGAAGCTATCCCACGTCGCCGACAGCGCCCGAAGTTGTCCACAGGGCCCGGAGGGGCGCCAAGCCGACGGGCTCTACAGGCCCTGTTGCGTCTGCGCCGCCGTGACCTCTCGCACCCACGGCGTCTTGGCGTCGGCACGGCTGCTCTTCTGGACGTCCCAGGTGCCGTAGCGCGGGTTGAGGTCGACGTTC
The Streptomyces tuirus genome window above contains:
- a CDS encoding nucleoside triphosphate pyrophosphohydrolase — translated: MNANSPEATPGPERTAPDAAAAPGRIVLLTTSHRVAPGLLSWPAWQALHAADRVLCADGTHPQLPYLREAGIPVTEASPTAQELVDACAGGHTVVVVATGEGEPVLTDGLARLAGSGRIAMPELELLPASYDLPGARFLDLVQVMDRIRAECPWSSRQTHEGLAKYGIEEAYELVEAIEEGDRDELREELGDVLLQVVFHARIAEEGRPEDGEEPFSIDDVAGGIVAKLIHRHPHVFGDATASTPEEVKEHWLRTKAVEKQRTSITEGIPLGQPGLALAAKLASRVRTANLDIPLPPVEGIGYDLLALAVRAEAEGVDPEAALRAAARAYRDAIQDAEG